In a single window of the Nicotiana tomentosiformis chromosome 8, ASM39032v3, whole genome shotgun sequence genome:
- the LOC104118467 gene encoding uncharacterized protein isoform X1: MRIFNSSSHSSKKEKEEKEWLGASFKAENFIPGIVIGFILGLLLDLSKPSKNTTNTLKKTSHLLSRNQPEKILAPPKPDDEDLKMVLVVRQDLKMAQGKIASQCAHAATGMYAELMQSDRYLLRQWEQCGQPKIVVTCKNQQEMNKLKEAAENIGLPTFVVADAGRTQVASGSRTVLAVGPVLLLFSRYTLVSGTGFIFHLYVSIRVDM; this comes from the exons ATGCGTATCTTCAATAGCTCTTCCCACTCTTCCAAGAAG GAGAAGGAGGAAAAAGAATGGTTAGGAGCAAGTTTCAAGGCTGAGAATTTTATACCGGGTATAGTAATTGGTTTCATTCTTGGGTTGTTGTTGGATTTGTCTAAGCCTTCCAAAAATACAACTAACACTTTGAAGAAGACAAGTCATTTGTTGAGCAGAAATCAACCTGAAAAGATTTTGGCCCCACCTAAACCTGATGATGAAGACCTCAAAATG GTATTAGTTGTCAGACAAGACCTGAAAATGGCACAAGGAAAAATTGCATCTCAGTGTGCTC ATGCTGCTACTGGCATGTATGCAGAACTTATGCAAAG TGATCGATATCTTTTGAGGCAATGGGAACAGTGTGGACAGCCCAAAATAGTCGTTACATGCAAGAATCAGCAAGAAAT GAACAAGTTGAAGGAAGCAGCTGAGAACATTGGTCTTCCAACTTTTGTAGTTGCTGATGCGGGACGTACACAG GTTGCATCAGGTTCAAGGACAGTTCTTGCAGTTGGACCAG TTCTGTTGCTGTTTTCAAGATATACTTTAGTTTCTGGTACTGGATTTATATTCCATCTTTATGTATCTATCAGAGTCGATATGTAA
- the LOC104118467 gene encoding uncharacterized protein isoform X2 — protein sequence MRIFNSSSHSSKKEKEEKEWLGASFKAENFIPGIVIGFILGLLLDLSKPSKNTTNTLKKTSHLLSRNQPEKILAPPKPDDEDLKMVLVVRQDLKMAQGKIASQCAHAATGMYAELMQSDRYLLRQWEQCGQPKIVVTCKNQQEMNKLKEAAENIGLPTFVVADAGRTQVASGSRTVLAVGPGSKSAVDSVTGKQRLL from the exons ATGCGTATCTTCAATAGCTCTTCCCACTCTTCCAAGAAG GAGAAGGAGGAAAAAGAATGGTTAGGAGCAAGTTTCAAGGCTGAGAATTTTATACCGGGTATAGTAATTGGTTTCATTCTTGGGTTGTTGTTGGATTTGTCTAAGCCTTCCAAAAATACAACTAACACTTTGAAGAAGACAAGTCATTTGTTGAGCAGAAATCAACCTGAAAAGATTTTGGCCCCACCTAAACCTGATGATGAAGACCTCAAAATG GTATTAGTTGTCAGACAAGACCTGAAAATGGCACAAGGAAAAATTGCATCTCAGTGTGCTC ATGCTGCTACTGGCATGTATGCAGAACTTATGCAAAG TGATCGATATCTTTTGAGGCAATGGGAACAGTGTGGACAGCCCAAAATAGTCGTTACATGCAAGAATCAGCAAGAAAT GAACAAGTTGAAGGAAGCAGCTGAGAACATTGGTCTTCCAACTTTTGTAGTTGCTGATGCGGGACGTACACAG GTTGCATCAGGTTCAAGGACAGTTCTTGCAGTTGGACCAG GAAGCAAGTCAGCTGTAGATTCAGTGACTGGAAAGCAGCGTCTCCTTTGA